Genomic DNA from Carassius gibelio isolate Cgi1373 ecotype wild population from Czech Republic chromosome B14, carGib1.2-hapl.c, whole genome shotgun sequence:
TTTTTTGGAAAACCAGCAAGTAAAGATAAGTTGGATGGTAAGATGAATAGCTTGCTTCATGATGTGGAACATTAAAACGAATGCATCCAGAGTGTCTTGAAATATTTTCTGCAGAAGAAGGATTCAGGTTTCATATTTGATCCTGTGAAGGGGTTTCCATTGTTTCTCATTTCTCTTCTTTCAATTTAGAGATCCCAGTGGAGCCATTTGATCCTGTAACCAATGGCAGCAGTCCAGGCCCTGTCCTTGAACCAGGACCCCAGCAAAAGCATCTGTGTCGGTTATCCAGCGTCCACTTTGGCATCAGGCCGCTGCATCATGGGAAGTGTAGGCAGCCTAATCGAGAAACCAGACGTGTCACCAACCAAGAGCAACAGAGCAGTTCCACAAGTGCAAGGACGTCAGAGCCACGGCCTGCTCAAGAAGGGTTTCAACCAGAGAGAGCTGCTTAACTATCTGAACATCACCAAGAAGGAAGCAAAGGGCAGCAAGCACCTCATCTCTGGGACCTCCTCTATCAAGAGAGAGCACAGGAGAGAGGACCACGACGTCTACACTAAGGTCTACCACAGGGATGGAAAGGAGGTCGATTTGGGAAAGAACTCACTTCCCATAGGTGGCAAGTTTGACAAGGTACACACTCTACACAACTGTAAACAGAGTTGCTCCATTCATGTCATGTAAGAATTACAGTCATTGTAATTTTCCATGTTTGTCAAGTTAAAAATTACAGGTTTGAGCCTCTGGCCAATGGTAGATACAGGGAGTGTTTAGGAACCTGGTTATAAACAGTTATTAGTTTTGATACTGTGTTTAAAGACTCAAGTGGTGCAGAAATCACATACTTCAGCTTCATATATTTTACacattgtgtgtgcatgtgtgtgtgtatatatattaggggagTAACGGTTCAcataattcagtattttttttaaagcatgaagGTGAGCAAAGGGATATCACATTAGCAATGTGCAAACTTTGCGCAAGAATTATGCTGGTGACCATCTCAGATCTCAGTAAATTCACTATGCAGAAagtgaaaaaactaaaactacatataatattaaatattatatatactgctatttttattttatttcataatttttttaattacagaatatttataaacACAAATTAGCACAAATTTCTTCTAATTTTATGTAACACCAGCAAgttaaaatctgacattttcttgcaaaaaattattattaatttaagcagtttaaataataataataaaataaagagctTGAGTGGAGAAATAAATTGATTAATTAGGGTATTATGAGCTCTGCCATGGAAACTAATCATTTATGTTAATTTGTGTAGTTAGTATGTTAGTATGTTAATATGTTTAgttaattttaaacaaaacaaagtaaTATGGTAATTCAGACATGACCTAAAAGCAGCATTTTTgttcatattaaaattatttttctttaatacaggaatgaaagaaaagaaaaactgttcaGTACTTGGTTACCACTTTGTAGGAAAGTAGGGATGAATTTATCATAGTTTCTGGCTTTTTTTTTGCCCATCAGCATTTGTTTTCAGTAAGTACTTAACAAATCTGGGAGGGAGCAGGTGTTAAAAACACACTTTACAATGACTGGATTGAAACAAGATGAATAGGTTCCTCATTGTGGTTTCAAAGACTGTCAAAGAAATGCAGGAATCGTGACAATGTTTCCAGTCCGGCTCCAGAAGAGCAATTTTTCTCCTTGACAGGCAAGTGTAAGTTATTGATAGGTGGGCTACTCCCAACAGTCTCAAACGGAAATAAATCATATAAGCTGTTCAGGCCAGCAGCGTGTAGACAAACTGACTAGCCACTGCTGGCTAAATTTATCTCTGTAATCAAATATAGTCCCCCTAAGGTGACGTTATTGAGCAGGAAATTCAGCGAGACCAAAGAAATATGGAAGTAAAAGTGGTCTACATTAAATTACTTTAAGTTGTTTGGCATGGCTCCAATAATTTAAGTGTAGATCTATTCTCCTGATGCACATGCTGCAGTTGACTTATCCTTTTCATTCCACAGCCACGATTCAGGCCTTCCGCCTTTAAACCGGTCACCCCAAAAAACTTCAGTTCAATGCAGAACCTCTACCCCTTCAAGTCAGAGAAGGTAGAGAGCGGCTTAACCAACGGCATGCATCCATCCTATGCCAAAGCAGCGTCCAAATCGCTGTCCACCTCTTCCTCGTCCTCCTCCCCTTCACGGCCAGGCGCGAGTGTCAGCAAAGGCGTGCTAGCAGCAGCCCGGGGCTTCAGCCAGGAAGAGGAGAACACGTCCGACTCGGGGCACAATTCCATGAACAGCCTGCCACCTTATCGGCCGCCGTTCCGCCCACACTTGGGACAAATCAGTGCCTCTATGGGTCACATCAACCACATCGGCTCACTAGATCGCAACTCGCTGGGCTCCAAGGGAGCTGCTTCCATGGCCACAGACGCGTCCTGTCAGAGTATGGCTACGCTGAACCGCCTGCAGTGCTATGGAAGCGAGGCACCTCCACCCTACGAGCTGTCGCACTCTCTGGAGGACGTGGTGAAGGACCTGGAGGACCGTCTGCAGGAAAAAGAGCATGAGCTACTTCAGATGAGGAGGAACCTGGATGAGAGCGAAGATGCTATTGCACAGGTCAGCATCTttcagattgattttttttatgttgttaatatCTCTTATGTTCAACAATgctgtatatattcatataagaatgtacattaatattgtgaaatattcttataaagtaaaaaatatatatatatatatatatatatatatatatatatatatatatatatatatatatatatatatatatatatatatgcttatgataaacacatattaataataaaaataactgtgctagttttcataatatattatacaatatatatgtaatttatttatttgtaaaaaattgtCAGTTTgtctcaccagggctgcatttatttgatcaaaaagtactgtaaaaagcaatattgtgaaaaaattattacataaaaaaaaaaattatatgtatatatatatatatatattaaaatgcaatttattcctgtgatggaaaaccTGAATTTTCGGCATCATAACTCGTCTTTAGTGTCGCATGGTTCTTCAGACATATGGTGTTTTGTTGCtcgataaatatttattattattattaatgtagagAACACTTGTGctgtatatttttttgtggaaatcgttATACATTTCTTCCAGGATTCTACAATGAATAcagagtttaaaagaacagcatttatttcagttagatATATTCTGTAACATggttaaagaatatatatttgtctttcctgccacttttgatcaatttaatgcatatttgctgaataaaagtataaatttctttagaaaaaaaggtttaattttatttttatttttaaaaaggttgATAccttataaaataatacatttaaataatttgaaccATAGGCCACACATTAAATGTGAaaagaaacttaaaaataaagaaattgaaaataaagcattacattactattattacaaaataaaacgaCATTAAACTTCCAAACTCTGTGTTTGTGTCCTCCTGTAGGTTTTTGAAGAGAAGCAGCGGCTGTGGGAGAAGGAAGTGACAGAACTGAAACACCTGTACAATGCCAAACTGCGGCAGGTATCCCAGCAGTCCCAGCGTTCACAACGAAACCTGCAGCTGCAACTGTACAAGGCACAGCAGGAACGCAACCGGCTGCAGGAGGAGCTGGACTCTGTCAGGCTGGAGTGCCAGACCCTGAGAAGTCAAAACCCCGCGGCACAAAGCCAAAGCATTAATCCCCAGCTGGAAGAGACCCAATGGGAGGTATGCATTAAGTCAGAGCAATTGGTCCAGAGCTCTGGGGATTTCAGAAAAGTTTGGAAGAGATAAAGGAAAGAAATTTAAGTTGCAACATAAACGTATCATGTATACTTGTTAGTTTGTTCACACTGAACACAAATTTAAATGAGATGTTTAAGGCTGACAGTCCACAGTCGTTTTGCAAATAATCAGAGCCATTTGTTCAAACAGTTTAGTCACTATTCGATATATCGGTTGCCACTAGTGATGACAAAaaagagacaaagaaaaaaaaggaattaaaaagtATATATCATTGTACAGAGAAAatggaaaattagatttttttttccctttcagaTTTTATGGAAATCTCACCACAGGCATCCAGAACCACTGAATTGTTTACTGACTacgtagagagagacagagagagagagagagagagagagagagagaaaaagataaatatatttatatattttatagaagCAGATGGAAGTGAAATTACACGTTGTATATctaattatatatacaaatataatattaaagaaatgacccatatatatatatatatatatatatatatatatatatatatatatatatatttatttatttatatatatatatatatatatatatatatatatatatatatatatatatatatatacacactgatcagatttcatttgttttcttttcacttcTTAGACtgtacaaaaatctaaattgttttaaatcagaaacaacaaataaataataataatagttaaaaaaaaaaagatttagttgCCTGTCTGAACAAAACCCTGTGAGGCtttcataattaaaacaaaggaCAGCAACCATCCTAGTTATGAACAATCTTTCCAATCTTTTCAAATcgtattttgtttattatataagcAGGGAAAAAAGACTAAACTGTTTTTCTCTGATAGGTTTGCCAAAAGTCTGGAGAAATCTCTTTACTGAAGCAACAGTTTCGGGACTCTCAGGCAGAGGTTACACAGAAGCTGAGTGAAATCTTCCTCTTAAAGACTCAACTGCATGAGGCACGCAATCAGATCCGGAGCAAGGATAGTCAGATCGACATGCTACAGATGGCTCTACAGGGCGCCCGGCGGAAATGCCCCATGCCTGCTTTCGAGGAGCATCGAGCAGAGGCAGGTGAGACCGGAGGAGCCGGTGCTACGGAGGAGCGTCTCAGAGCTGAACTGCTGCTTGAAAGGCGGCAGAATGAGGCGCAGGCGTCAGCTTTTGAAACTGAGAGGAGCACGTGGCAGAATGAGAAAGAGAAGGTGATACGCTACCAGAAGGAACTGCAGGCCAGCTACCTGGAGATGTACCACAAGAATGAGGCCTTAGAGAGAGAACTGGCAATGCTGAGAGGGGGCAGGGCAAGAGTTGAAGAGGTGGGGTCAGGGGGCGGAGATGAGGGCGGGGCTTTACAAGAAGCAAAGCTGCCCACTGGTCTGCCCTGGATAGAGAGGATTGAGTCCTCGGAAATTTGACTTTgcaaatgttctttagcatcagaGATTAGATTGATGCCAACAGCTCTGGCTCCTTAACCCAAGACAATGttttaaactgaataaataaactaaactataTAAGTTCGACCAAAAAGTGTACCAAACAGGGGAGCAAGCTAAATAATATGGGTTGTTTTGTATCACAGAAGGGATTTTGCTTTGATAAATTTGAATCATCAAAACAGTGACTCGTCCCAAATTTGATTTTAGACATAATTGATTTTGGGATTGTAAAACAGTCTCAATGAGTGTTCTAACGCTATTTTTTCATTGATTCTATGGTATATTTGTGCTTTAGGTACTGAATATTGCTCAGGGTCATCATGACAGTTCCAGTGGATGGTAAATCATAAATcccaatataattattttttttatgctgccATTTTTTAAAGACTGAAATCAGAAGTGTGCTTTCCCTAAAACTCATGTTGCACTTTAAAAGCACACAACTTTTAAGTTGTCctttgcatttgaaaaaaaatatgtaaacagCATATCCATATAGAAGCATTTCTGCTACTATGTGTATTGGTTGTGCTCTGTTGGGCTTTTCTATTCTTTTGAACCAAGATGTGTATAACTGCatgaatgtgaaattaaaaatctGGAAAGTTTGATGGCAGTGTGTGCATAGAACTGTTGAAAAGTCATTGATTTAAGGGTAACGTTAGATCCCACGTTATGATATCTTAATATAGCAAACTATACTGTGACTTGTTAAAAACTACTGAATTTCATCTTCTATTTCATGTATTAATTGTATAGATTTGTACTATACAGGTATGGTGTTCTTTTCCTCAATGTTGCATAAACCTTGCCATTTTCCCTGACATTGACTGAAGGTTACTTCCCTTGTTCTGTAAAAACAGCTCTATAATGTGTCTtccagttaaaataaataaaataaaagtttcaaaTGTATCTTTCAGTTAGTGCTTTCTTTCACAAAcactatattttattatgttaataaAGTCCATAATAAAAGTAAAGTTTATTATGTTAATAAAGTATCATTAAGTGTAGGCTATTATGTCAATGTAAATAAGGGTGTGccttatttttctaataattcaacggcctggagtcaattattccatttttttttcatggagtAGGATAATTTTATGCATACCATTCAATAAAGATATCTCTCATAATACAtgtaaaaaacactgaaataagaAGAAAACTGTTGAGCGTAAAAACTATAATTAATGTGCTAAaagcatattaatatattaaattaaccaaaaaataataataaataaacaaacatgtaaGGAACAGTTTTGCAAGCCCACAAGAATGTGGCTCCACAAGCCCCTGCACATCAGATCCAGATTTAGTGCTTGATAGACCAGAATGGGCCATTGTCACAGGGACAATAAAGAGTCTATTCAGTCTCCAGGTAAGTTGCTTCTTTAGAAGTAAAAAGGAAATCAAGTTTGAGAAGGCTGAAAGGGTCAGCATTAGATATctaactttaaaaaatgtaagaaCATTTTTATCtactttttaaaaagttacataAAACTTGGACtttgttttcaaagaaaaaaaatcctgctgTATTATTTTGTTCTTGAATGCATAGCTTTACCCCCTAGTGTTCATTATATTGTCAAGCTCTTTTAaagcaggtcaaaggtcatctaacttaggccctgtcccaaattgCACCCTAAACCCTTGCGGTCTTCCTCTGAGTCCACACTTTGGTGACGTAGTGCCACTTTGACTGTTGGGTAGAAGTCTGCTGCGGAGCTCGCCCAAATGGGGTGCTCGCGAGCACCCTTTAGAATGCTAAAATTACAAATGGGACacacctgtttttatacagtgattggccctgtcccaaatggcacactcCGGACTTGTGGACTTCCTCAGAGTCACCACTTTGGTGATGTCATGTAGTGCAGACCTATAGGGCCCTTGGCGCGAGTCCATGAGGGCGCATTGAGAGGTATTCTTTGGACAGACTCGATCGTCACGCCAGAAATAACGGGCTGGTCTGGTTGCTTTTGCTTATGCCACCTGGGCATTAGACAATATCTACatgcttatttaaataatgtatacagTTGTAATAATACATAATGTTCCATTTGATCTAAGATAAAAATTTTAACACATAATAAACGTGCGTGCGTTTCAGATGAATTAAcaggtttaaatataaatactaggTTTACATAAGCCTCAGTAAAGCCCTGACATTCGgttctatttatttaatgaatcataATGCGATCGTATTATTCAACATGCTATTATTATGCTTGAGATATCAACCACTGTTGATGaccataatgtttgtataaactgtaGGTAATAACTGGTAAAATGTGCACCTAGGTCATAAAAATCGTAATGATACttacacttaaatattttattctcaGCCATGTCATCAAATGCTCTTGAGCTAAATCTCCTCCCATCCATTGTCTGATTGACATTTCGCAAGGATTCCTCGGTAGCTAAAGTGTATGGAGCCTGCATCTATGTGGACTTCGCGGAAGACCGCTTCAAGGGTACAAAGAGGACGCTGCTGAGCACACTTCAGAGCGTTAAAATGCTGAATGGGACAGCCTACAGATTCGTAGACTCTGCGAGCACGCACAATTtaatgggttagttcacccaaaaatgactttaattactcaacctcatgtcgttccaaacctgtaagttcTGTAAGTCCTCAGTTCTCAAATTGGACGCAtccgacagaaatggttcttgactcgagaacgagtcaatcctTTGTTCGTTATcaggctcggctcggtgttcatcttcagttctctcttcacagaagttcagtcagtgtactgtttgagtaaatgaattactccgggatattggtttgtttgaactcagagggagtgtcagccacgttaaaaaatgtaacagcttaagtaatttgtggattaatgcttattggagacgtgaaccgctTCAattgattcagttcgatttggtgaaccggttaaatcgaatgatttgttcacgaaccggatatcactacactgcagtgaacgcactcacaacagacccggaagagaagacaatgctgaataaagttgtagtttttgttatttttggacaaaaatgtattttcgatgcttcaacaaatcctaactgaccctatgatgtcacatggactactttgatgatgtttttcttacctttctggacatggacagtataccgtacacacagtttcaatggagggactgagagctcgctgactaaatctaaaatatcttatactctgttccgaagatgaacggaggtcttatgggtttgaaacaacatgagggtgaatcattaatgacataatttttgggtgaactaaccctttaagtccatGAGACCGAAAGTCCACATGAAGTGCGCCATTAAGGACAGGGCCTATTGGGACACACTACAGTCTAGTGGACTTAACGGACACGTACACGCGGCGGCCACTGGAAGTCCGCAAGACCGAAAGTGCACGATTGTTCCATTTGGGACAGAGCCTTTGTGTGCAAACATTGGAGGGTCTCAATTTCATTCAAGAAACCGGTGTTTCCATAGAAACTCACAGACGTCACTGTAAGGTGAAAACCTGTAAAAGGGTTGTGAGATTTAGAGTGAGATCCTTAATGGGAACATTTGCTCTACACTGTGATCACAGTTTCAAATACAATTTTGACTGACGTTTTATTACaacgtctatttaaaaaaaaaaactaacagtaTAAACAAGTATTTCTGCAAAACTATTTCTTAttcccattatatatatatatatatatatatatatatatatatatatatatatatatatatatatatatatatatatcgattgCCTCAGTTTAAGCCCTTTCAGGTTCCCCAGTGAACTGAGGTTTCCCTCTTGTGGGAGTAAAGGCTCAACATCTCATTTAAAACAGTTTGCTATTGTTTTCCATAGTTTCAGTATGGaggcatttttatgtttataattttaAAGGCAACACAAATAATACGCCCAAAATCACTGACACACAGCAATTGCTATTAacagtttttatgttttgaaagaagtctcatatgcTCATCATAGCTGCATTTATGTTGTCACACAGTAAAAAGAGCACTATTGTaaagtaatattacaatttaagatGATTCCTATGATTGTACAGCATCATGTTTCATtgattttcagcagcaattacccCAGTATTCAGTGTTTactattatcaatattgaaaacatgtgatgcttaatatttttgtggaaaccatgatacatattTGTGTGTAGAGCCAGACAAAAAAACTCAAACTTTGAgtataaaactttttatttttttgatgcaaaCATATTGTACTATTTGAAGATCAATATTTACAATAGTTGCCTTGCAGATGTTAGCAGAGAAAGCAGAGTCATTACtgaatgaaaactaaaacaaaaaagcacTTCCTTAAACCCATGTTTTAACCCACAGTACTCTGCTTTGATCTTACAGATTGATTTCCAGGAGGTAATAAATGATTGTCTActaaaagaaaaaacagacaaTGTTTATTATCAGCACGTCACTGGCCACACAGCACTCCTACACGCCTCTTGAAGGTATTAAACAAGATGacggcaaaaaaataaaatcagacaTCATTCGCCCAAGAACGAAGCTATGCTGGTACATGCCCGACCTTCAAGAAAGTCAAAGAGCCAGGGAGGATTTAAAGAACATCCTGATGGACAAAATATTATTCGACCGTCTCCCATCACCTATACACATATAAACAGGGTGAGTTTTTACATTCAGGGATGATGGGAAACACCTGGAAACTCCTGTCTTGATTGGGAACATTAAAACACAGTCAGTCTACCATCAACTgtacattaatgtattaatgcaTTTCTCGACTCAACGCATAGACCCGTTTTGATTATGGAAGTGGAGAAGCCTGGAGCTGTAAGTCCATTCAACTCCATGATAAAACAGTTTGTTTgtgcatttaaatacattacatatgtaataatactaatgaaaAGTTATACCATCACAAACCACTGCTGTATATTAAtggaacattattattttatttttttaaatacacagagCAAGACACATGGCTTGGACAAGGAGGTTTTCTCAGACATCAGATGGGTGCAAGGAACAAGAACACAATCTGCAAAAACAaatcctcagatttcagattatgAATATTCACACTAACACACTAATCAAAACGCCATTCGATCCAATTACGCCTTTACTATACTGGAAAGAGAGACGCGATTCATTTAAAATCCACGAGTCCTTATGTCACTCTTAATATACACACTGAAAAGCCCTTTCTACCATGTACACGTGTGAAGAATCCCCGttcatgtatttaaatgtgaTCTCAAAAGAGGAAACCATGAATATATTCCGGCAAGAAGTCACCCACACAGATGCATCACGCCCATTTGCTTAATAAGAgtcacaaagaaagaaaaagagaggcgTTATACCATGGAAACTTAAAAAATACTCTGCAATTAAAACAAATGGAGAGGAAGCGAAATGCGCAGACACACACGTTCTTGTAAAAGCCTGTTCATACTAGGCTGTTAACAAACGAATGATCCACAAAGATCGTTTTCCTCGTTAGGTACACTTACTGCCTCAGGTTCTACAGGTATGTAGCCGTGGCCATTGCCTCTGTAAACTAAAAGCTTTGGAGAGGGAGGTGTTTGCGTTGCGGGGAGAAGCCGCCACAGAAGGCTTGTCATGCCTGTGAATGAGGATCATTCGAAAAGCGGCTCCAAGAAGCCTTTAACACGACTTTCAGCTACGCTCCGAAAAAAGACATCAGAAGAAGACCTGTTTGGCATCGGAGGGATTCTGCTCCATTGGACAATATGGGCATTTAAGCCTGAGAAGAGAGAGTTTACGACATTGTAATCAAGGAATATCAGCATTAATACT
This window encodes:
- the LOC127971981 gene encoding NEDD4-binding protein 3-A → MAAVQALSLNQDPSKSICVGYPASTLASGRCIMGSVGSLIEKPDVSPTKSNRAVPQVQGRQSHGLLKKGFNQRELLNYLNITKKEAKGSKHLISGTSSIKREHRREDHDVYTKVYHRDGKEVDLGKNSLPIGGKFDKPRFRPSAFKPVTPKNFSSMQNLYPFKSEKVESGLTNGMHPSYAKAASKSLSTSSSSSSPSRPGASVSKGVLAAARGFSQEEENTSDSGHNSMNSLPPYRPPFRPHLGQISASMGHINHIGSLDRNSLGSKGAASMATDASCQSMATLNRLQCYGSEAPPPYELSHSLEDVVKDLEDRLQEKEHELLQMRRNLDESEDAIAQVFEEKQRLWEKEVTELKHLYNAKLRQVSQQSQRSQRNLQLQLYKAQQERNRLQEELDSVRLECQTLRSQNPAAQSQSINPQLEETQWEVCQKSGEISLLKQQFRDSQAEVTQKLSEIFLLKTQLHEARNQIRSKDSQIDMLQMALQGARRKCPMPAFEEHRAEAGETGGAGATEERLRAELLLERRQNEAQASAFETERSTWQNEKEKVIRYQKELQASYLEMYHKNEALERELAMLRGGRARVEEVGSGGGDEGGALQEAKLPTGLPWIERIESSEI